One genomic window of Pseudomonas chlororaphis subsp. piscium includes the following:
- the recC gene encoding exodeoxyribonuclease V subunit gamma, whose amino-acid sequence MPDATSLSAGFMVVHGNRLDELRSLVVSWMRRYPLAPLENEIALVQSNGIAQWLKLALAEDPEEDDMGGCGIAAAIDVQLPGSFMWQLYRMVLGRDEIPPKSLLDKAPLTWRLMRLLPELIDQPHFEPLRRFLTHDTDLRKRYQLAERLADLFDQYQVYRADWLEDWAAGRHQLRSARGEPKALTPANCWQAELWRALLLDVGEEGMAQSRAGVHQRFIERILSLETAPQGLPSRVIVFGISSLPAQALEALAGLARFSQVLLCVHNPCRHHWADIVADKDLLRHQYKRQARKAGMPAVLDPQTLHQHAHPLLAAWGKQGRDYINLLDSYDDPNSYRSAFRDGRIDLFSESQPQTLLNQLQDDILELRPLEETRQLWPAIDLQQDKSIRFHIAHSAQREVEILHDQLLARFSEDPELRPRDVIVMVPDIDSYAPHIRAVFGQLERDDRRFIPFTLTDQGQRGRDPLLIAVEHLLKLPDSRFPVSEILDLLDVPALRARFAVDEADLPTLHRWIEGAGIRWGMNAEQRADLGLPEELEQNSWRFGLRRMLLGYAVGRSDACEGIEPYDEIGGLDAALIGPLVALLDALETAYQNLTLPASPPQWGERLQALTQQFFLASTEHDDYLLSQLEDLRETWLETCESVGLHDELPLTVVREAWLAGLDQGRLSQRFLAGAVNFCTLMPMRAIPFKLVCLLGMNDGDYPRAQPPLDFDLMGSDYRPGDRSRREDDRYLLLEALLSARDQLYVSWVGRSIRDNSERPASVLIGQLRDHLASGWKLANDQDDLLDAMTQEHPLQPFSARYFHEGDGLFSYAREWQLLHQAQAAPQAVELLAPYVQEEPLSLGQLQDFLRNPVRHFFSQRLKVFFEAADAPLADEEPFVLDALQRYSLSDSLLEAALNSADDPDQALQAQAQRLQASGLLPMAGFGESLQRELIEPLPDLLMRYRQLLELWPTPVTSALPITLELKDVKLEGWLSGLHQRGDGGLLSVTTIPNSIGSLKTRKWHRLTRPWVNHLVACASGYTLTTALVASDDTLLLPPLDRESALQSLGDLLLAWQSGMCQPLSVAVKTAFAWLGQSDPGKADAAARKAYEGDGQTSDGERRENPALARQYPDYNALIADETFSGWVDALYRPLLQAPWRSAANGESDA is encoded by the coding sequence ATGCCGGACGCCACGTCCCTCAGCGCTGGTTTTATGGTGGTTCACGGTAACCGCCTGGACGAGTTGCGCAGTCTGGTGGTTAGCTGGATGCGGCGTTATCCCTTGGCGCCTCTGGAGAATGAGATCGCCCTGGTGCAGAGCAACGGCATTGCCCAATGGCTGAAGCTGGCACTGGCTGAGGATCCAGAGGAAGACGACATGGGTGGCTGCGGCATCGCCGCCGCCATCGACGTGCAGCTCCCCGGCAGTTTCATGTGGCAGCTTTATCGCATGGTGCTGGGACGGGATGAAATTCCGCCCAAATCCCTGCTGGATAAAGCACCGCTGACCTGGCGCCTGATGCGGCTCTTGCCCGAGCTGATCGATCAGCCGCACTTCGAACCGCTGCGACGCTTCCTCACTCACGATACGGATCTGCGCAAGCGCTATCAATTGGCCGAGCGCCTGGCTGACCTGTTCGACCAATATCAGGTCTATCGCGCCGACTGGCTGGAAGACTGGGCCGCAGGACGACATCAGTTGCGCAGTGCTCGAGGCGAGCCCAAGGCCCTGACCCCCGCCAACTGCTGGCAGGCCGAACTGTGGCGTGCATTGTTGCTGGATGTGGGGGAGGAGGGCATGGCGCAGAGTCGCGCCGGCGTTCACCAACGGTTCATCGAACGTATTCTCAGCCTGGAAACGGCGCCCCAGGGATTACCCTCGCGAGTGATCGTTTTCGGGATTTCCTCTCTGCCGGCCCAAGCCCTTGAAGCCTTGGCCGGATTGGCCCGCTTCAGTCAGGTCCTGCTGTGTGTACACAACCCCTGCCGTCACCATTGGGCGGATATCGTCGCCGACAAGGACCTGTTGCGCCATCAATACAAACGCCAGGCGCGTAAGGCGGGAATGCCGGCGGTACTCGACCCGCAGACCCTGCATCAACATGCCCACCCGCTGCTCGCCGCCTGGGGTAAACAGGGCCGTGACTACATCAACCTGCTCGACAGCTACGACGATCCCAACAGCTATCGTTCGGCCTTTCGCGACGGCCGTATTGACCTGTTCAGTGAGAGTCAGCCGCAGACCCTGCTGAACCAGTTGCAAGACGATATTCTCGAATTGCGCCCGCTGGAGGAGACCCGTCAGTTATGGCCGGCGATCGATTTGCAGCAGGACAAGTCGATCCGTTTTCACATTGCCCACAGTGCCCAGCGCGAAGTGGAGATTCTCCACGACCAACTGCTTGCGCGCTTCAGTGAGGACCCTGAATTACGTCCGCGGGATGTGATCGTGATGGTTCCGGACATTGACAGTTACGCGCCGCATATTCGCGCGGTCTTCGGCCAGCTGGAGCGTGACGATCGGCGTTTCATTCCGTTCACCCTGACGGATCAGGGCCAACGTGGCCGCGACCCATTGCTGATTGCCGTGGAGCATCTGCTCAAGCTGCCGGACAGCCGTTTCCCCGTCAGTGAAATCCTCGACCTGCTGGATGTCCCGGCATTACGCGCACGCTTTGCTGTGGACGAAGCCGATCTGCCGACCTTGCATCGCTGGATCGAAGGTGCCGGCATCCGCTGGGGCATGAACGCGGAACAACGGGCCGACCTGGGACTGCCAGAAGAACTGGAGCAAAACAGCTGGCGTTTTGGCCTGCGCCGCATGTTGCTGGGGTACGCCGTGGGGCGTTCCGATGCCTGTGAAGGAATCGAGCCTTACGATGAAATCGGTGGCCTGGACGCGGCACTGATCGGGCCGCTGGTGGCCTTGCTCGATGCACTGGAGACGGCGTATCAGAACCTCACCTTGCCGGCTTCGCCGCCACAGTGGGGCGAGCGCCTGCAAGCCCTCACGCAGCAGTTCTTCCTGGCCAGTACCGAGCATGACGACTACCTACTGAGCCAACTTGAAGACTTGCGCGAAACCTGGCTGGAAACCTGCGAGTCGGTCGGCCTGCACGATGAGCTGCCGCTGACCGTGGTCCGCGAGGCCTGGCTGGCCGGTCTGGACCAGGGGCGTTTGTCCCAGCGCTTCCTGGCCGGTGCGGTGAACTTCTGCACGCTGATGCCGATGCGTGCGATTCCATTCAAGCTGGTATGCCTGCTGGGGATGAACGACGGTGACTACCCGCGGGCACAACCACCGCTGGACTTCGACCTGATGGGCAGCGACTACCGCCCCGGCGACCGCTCGCGGCGCGAGGACGACCGTTACCTGCTGCTGGAGGCACTGCTTTCGGCGCGGGATCAGCTGTACGTCAGTTGGGTCGGTCGCAGCATTCGCGACAACAGCGAACGTCCGGCCTCGGTGCTGATTGGCCAGTTGCGCGATCACCTGGCCAGTGGCTGGAAGCTGGCGAATGACCAGGACGACCTGCTCGACGCCATGACTCAGGAGCACCCGCTGCAGCCTTTCAGTGCCCGCTACTTCCATGAAGGCGATGGGCTGTTCAGCTATGCCCGGGAGTGGCAGCTGTTGCACCAGGCTCAAGCGGCTCCTCAAGCAGTCGAGCTTCTGGCGCCTTATGTCCAGGAGGAGCCTTTGAGTCTGGGGCAGTTGCAGGACTTCCTGCGCAACCCGGTGCGGCATTTCTTCAGCCAGCGCCTCAAGGTGTTCTTCGAGGCGGCCGATGCGCCGTTGGCCGACGAAGAGCCCTTTGTGCTCGACGCGCTGCAACGCTACAGCCTGAGCGACAGCCTGCTTGAGGCGGCGTTGAACAGCGCTGATGATCCGGACCAGGCCTTGCAAGCCCAGGCGCAACGGCTGCAGGCCAGCGGTTTGCTGCCTATGGCCGGTTTTGGTGAGAGCCTGCAAAGAGAGCTGATCGAGCCCTTGCCGGATCTGCTGATGCGCTATCGGCAATTGCTGGAGTTATGGCCAACTCCTGTCACCAGTGCCTTGCCGATTACCCTTGAACTCAAGGATGTGAAACTCGAAGGCTGGCTGAGCGGCCTGCATCAACGCGGCGATGGCGGGCTGCTGTCGGTCACCACCATCCCCAACAGCATTGGCTCGCTCAAGACTCGCAAATGGCACCGCCTGACCCGGCCCTGGGTCAATCACCTGGTGGCCTGTGCGAGCGGCTATACCTTGACCACCGCGCTGGTGGCCAGCGACGACACCTTATTGCTGCCACCTTTGGACCGTGAATCGGCGCTGCAAAGTCTCGGCGATCTGCTGCTGGCCTGGCAGTCGGGCATGTGCCAGCCGCTGTCGGTAGCCGTGAAAACCGCTTTTGCCTGGTTGGGCCAGAGCGATCCGGGCAAGGCCGACGCGGCGGCGCGTAAAGCTTATGAAGGTGACGGCCAGACCAGCGATGGCGAGCGCCGGGAAAACCCGGCCCTGGCGCGCCAGTACCCGGACTACAACGCGCTGATCGCCGATGAAACCTTCAGCGGCTGGGTTGATGCGTTGTACCGCCCACTACTACAAGCACCCTGGCGCTCCGCGGCCAATGGGGAGTCTGACGCATGA
- the recB gene encoding exodeoxyribonuclease V subunit beta, which yields MTRQVPLALAFPLRGSQLIEASAGTGKTFTISALYLRLVLGHGGEQAGFGRELLPPQILVVTFTDAATKELRERIRTRLAEAARFFREETAAPDALIAELRDQFAAEQWPGCASRLDIAAQWMDEAAVSTIHSWCQRMLREHAFDSGSLFTQTLETDHSDLLGEVLRDYWRLFCYPMQGDALNWVRANWGGPAALLPRVRALFGSEREVDEEQTPAQLIEACLLERRAALVQLKAPWLQWAAQLREICLQGVASKVVDGRKMQARYFEPWFEKITAWAEDESIEQLDIGTGFSRLTPEGMAEAWKGDAPDHPALEAMAGLKAALDALPSPDAAVLQHAARWVGARFEEEKRRRAEMGFDDMLLRLDAALQADGGERLATLIREQFPVALIDEFQDTDPVQYRIFESIYRIEDNNPETGLFLIGDPKQAIYAFRGADIYTYLRARQATIGRLHTLGTNFRSSHAMVKAVNHVFERAESREQGRGAFLFREKSGENPVPFLSVASQGRKEQLQREGQVVPALNIWHLATEQSISGALYRQQLAAACASEIVALLNGGQQASAGFARDGQPFKGLLPADIAILVRDGKEAQAVRGELAARGVRSVYLSDKDSVFAAQEAHDLLAWLKACAEPDIERPLRAALASITLNLPLVELERLNQDELAWESRVMQFRGYRLIWRTQGVLPMLRRLLHDFQLPQALIARSDGERVLTNLLHLSELLQQAAAELDGEQALIRHLAEHLALSGQAGEEQILRLESDEQLVKVVTIHKSKGLEYPLVFLPFICSAKPVDGSRLPLHYHDESGKAQVTLRPTPELIAQADDERLAEDLRLLYVALTRAQHACWLGVADLKRGNHNSSVLHLSALGYLLGGGALLSESSGLARWLQDLQQGCEAMSVSEMPSATDSRFHPPRNDATLLAPLAPKRRAAENWWIASYSALRISDSLGAGNTEAPESPQAQKLFDDERLDPDAPREVVASGADIHRFPRGPNPGTFLHGLLEWAGDEGFAADPAAIEDAIGRRCNRRGWEGWIRTLSDWLRHLLQLPLPVGAERSPVVLAQLTQYRVEMEFWFASHKVDVLKLDELVRQYTHQGVPRVTAEPVLLNGMFKGFIDLTFEHEGRYYVADYKSNWLGVDDAAYTEQAMEQSILDNRYDLQYVLYLLALHRQLRARLADYDYDRHMGGALYLFLRGTGSASRGVFFTRPPRELIERLDRLFQGKPEQPRAEPAWEQGVLL from the coding sequence ATGACCCGGCAAGTACCTTTGGCCCTGGCGTTCCCGCTAAGGGGCAGCCAACTGATCGAAGCCAGCGCCGGTACTGGCAAGACCTTTACCATCTCGGCGCTTTACCTGCGCCTGGTGCTGGGGCACGGCGGCGAGCAGGCCGGGTTCGGCCGCGAGTTGTTGCCACCGCAGATTCTGGTGGTGACCTTTACCGACGCGGCGACCAAGGAACTGCGCGAACGGATCCGCACCCGCCTGGCTGAAGCCGCGCGCTTCTTCCGCGAGGAAACCGCCGCGCCTGACGCGCTGATTGCCGAGTTGCGCGATCAGTTCGCCGCCGAGCAATGGCCGGGTTGCGCCAGCCGCCTGGATATCGCTGCGCAATGGATGGACGAGGCGGCGGTCTCGACCATCCACAGTTGGTGCCAGCGCATGCTGCGCGAGCACGCGTTCGACAGCGGCAGCCTGTTTACCCAGACCCTGGAAACCGACCACAGCGATCTGCTGGGCGAAGTGCTGCGTGACTACTGGCGCCTGTTTTGCTACCCGATGCAGGGCGATGCACTGAACTGGGTACGGGCCAATTGGGGCGGGCCCGCGGCCTTGCTGCCCAGGGTACGTGCGCTGTTTGGCAGCGAGCGTGAAGTGGACGAGGAGCAGACCCCGGCGCAGTTGATCGAAGCCTGCCTGCTGGAGCGCCGCGCTGCCCTGGTGCAGCTCAAGGCACCCTGGTTGCAATGGGCCGCGCAGCTGCGGGAGATCTGCTTGCAGGGCGTCGCCAGCAAGGTGGTCGATGGCCGCAAGATGCAGGCGCGTTACTTCGAGCCCTGGTTTGAAAAGATCACGGCCTGGGCCGAAGACGAATCCATAGAGCAATTGGACATCGGCACCGGCTTCAGCCGCCTGACCCCTGAAGGCATGGCCGAGGCCTGGAAGGGCGATGCGCCGGATCATCCCGCGCTGGAGGCCATGGCTGGGCTCAAGGCCGCGCTCGATGCCTTGCCGAGCCCCGACGCCGCGGTGTTGCAACACGCCGCGCGCTGGGTCGGCGCGCGCTTCGAGGAGGAGAAGCGTCGGCGTGCCGAGATGGGCTTCGACGACATGCTGTTGCGCCTCGACGCGGCGTTGCAGGCCGATGGCGGCGAGCGGCTGGCGACGCTGATTCGCGAGCAGTTCCCGGTGGCCCTGATCGACGAATTCCAGGACACCGATCCGGTGCAGTACCGGATCTTCGAAAGCATCTACCGCATCGAGGACAACAACCCCGAGACCGGGCTGTTCCTGATCGGCGACCCCAAGCAGGCGATCTATGCCTTCCGCGGCGCGGACATTTACACCTACCTGCGCGCCCGCCAGGCCACCATCGGCCGTTTGCATACCCTGGGCACCAACTTCCGTTCCAGCCACGCCATGGTCAAGGCGGTGAACCACGTATTCGAACGTGCCGAATCCCGTGAGCAAGGGCGCGGCGCGTTCCTGTTCCGGGAGAAAAGCGGAGAGAACCCGGTGCCGTTCCTGTCGGTGGCATCCCAGGGGCGCAAAGAGCAGTTACAGAGAGAAGGGCAGGTGGTGCCGGCGCTGAACATCTGGCACCTGGCCACGGAGCAATCTATTTCCGGTGCGCTGTACCGGCAGCAACTGGCGGCGGCCTGCGCCAGCGAAATCGTCGCCTTGCTCAACGGCGGGCAGCAGGCCAGCGCCGGCTTCGCCCGAGACGGCCAGCCCTTCAAGGGGCTGCTGCCGGCGGACATCGCCATTCTGGTCCGCGATGGCAAGGAGGCTCAGGCGGTGCGTGGCGAGCTGGCTGCACGCGGAGTGCGCAGCGTGTACCTGTCGGACAAGGACTCGGTGTTCGCCGCCCAGGAAGCCCACGACCTGCTGGCCTGGCTCAAGGCCTGTGCCGAGCCGGATATCGAGCGTCCGCTGCGTGCCGCGCTGGCCTCCATCACCCTGAACCTGCCGCTAGTTGAGCTGGAGCGCCTGAACCAGGACGAATTGGCCTGGGAGAGCCGGGTCATGCAGTTCCGCGGTTATCGCCTGATCTGGCGCACCCAGGGTGTGCTGCCGATGCTGCGGCGCCTGCTGCACGACTTCCAGTTGCCCCAGGCCTTGATCGCTCGCAGCGATGGCGAACGGGTGCTGACCAACCTGCTGCACCTGTCCGAACTGTTGCAACAGGCGGCTGCCGAGCTGGACGGCGAACAAGCGCTGATCCGCCACCTGGCCGAGCACCTGGCCTTGTCCGGGCAGGCCGGTGAAGAACAGATCCTGCGCCTGGAAAGCGACGAACAACTGGTCAAGGTGGTGACCATCCACAAGTCCAAGGGCCTGGAGTACCCGCTGGTGTTCCTGCCATTCATCTGTTCGGCCAAACCTGTGGATGGCAGTCGCCTGCCGCTGCACTACCACGATGAGTCGGGCAAGGCCCAGGTGACGCTGCGGCCGACCCCGGAGCTGATTGCCCAGGCCGACGATGAACGCCTGGCCGAGGACCTGCGCCTGCTCTACGTGGCCCTGACTCGCGCCCAGCATGCCTGCTGGCTGGGGGTGGCCGACCTCAAGCGCGGCAACCACAACAGCTCGGTGTTGCACCTCTCTGCCCTGGGTTACCTGTTGGGCGGCGGTGCGCTGTTGAGCGAGTCGAGCGGTCTGGCTCGCTGGCTGCAAGACCTGCAACAAGGCTGCGAGGCCATGAGTGTCAGCGAAATGCCCAGCGCCACCGACAGCCGCTTCCATCCACCGCGCAACGACGCCACCCTGTTGGCGCCCCTGGCTCCCAAGCGGCGTGCCGCGGAAAACTGGTGGATCGCTTCCTATAGCGCCCTGCGCATCAGCGACAGCCTGGGGGCCGGCAATACCGAGGCCCCGGAAAGCCCGCAGGCGCAGAAACTCTTCGACGACGAACGCCTCGACCCTGATGCCCCACGTGAAGTCGTGGCCAGCGGCGCGGACATCCATCGTTTCCCCCGTGGACCGAACCCCGGGACTTTCCTCCATGGCCTGCTGGAATGGGCCGGTGACGAGGGTTTCGCCGCCGACCCCGCTGCCATCGAGGATGCCATTGGTCGTCGCTGTAATCGCCGCGGTTGGGAAGGCTGGATTCGCACATTGAGCGACTGGTTGCGGCACCTGTTGCAACTGCCTTTGCCAGTCGGTGCGGAACGATCACCGGTGGTGCTCGCGCAATTGACCCAGTACCGGGTCGAGATGGAGTTCTGGTTCGCCAGCCACAAGGTCGATGTGCTCAAGCTCGACGAACTGGTGCGCCAGTACACCCATCAAGGCGTGCCGCGGGTGACCGCCGAACCGGTACTGCTCAATGGCATGTTCAAGGGCTTTATCGACCTGACCTTCGAGCATGAAGGGCGCTATTACGTGGCCGACTACAAATCCAACTGGCTGGGCGTGGATGACGCCGCCTATACCGAGCAGGCCATGGAACAATCGATTCTCGACAACCGTTACGACCTGCAATACGTGCTGTACCTGCTGGCCCTGCATCGCCAGTTGCGGGCGCGTCTGGCGGACTACGATTACGACCGGCACATGGGCGGCGCCCTGTATCTGTTCTTGCGCGGCACGGGCTCGGCCAGCCGTGGAGTGTTTTTTACCCGGCCACCCCGTGAGCTGATCGAGCGCCTGGACCGCCTGTTCCAGGGCAAGCCTGAGCAGCCCAGGGCCGAGCCGGCGTGGGAACAGGGAGTATTGCTGTGA
- the recD gene encoding exodeoxyribonuclease V subunit alpha translates to MIEDLLTPLQPQPQPDLAPLVRAVDLLLLLDRWVERGWLRALDKAFVGFLHELEPQGDPLVLMAAALTSHQLGHGHVCLDLFETLKEPDFALSLPPEGDLQSTAAVLPSQVLATLDGAHWCKALAASRLVALAADQSEQARQRPLVLSGKRLYLRRYWAYERRIDNALRQRLAVQEETPADLAERLGGLFGAAKATGPVDWQKLACALATRGAFSIITGGPGTGKTTTVVRLLALLQAPAVEAGKPLRIRLAAPTGKAAARLTESISLQVRSLSVADSVREKIPSEVTTVHRLLGNRPGTRHFRHHAGNRLPLDVLVVDEASMIDLEMMANLLDALPVHARLVLLGDKDQLASVEAGAVLGDLCRDAEAGWYSPQTRRWLESVSGEHLADSGLQEDSAGTHPLAQQVVMLRHSRRFGEGSGIGQLARWVNQQQAEEARRLLAARSHADLYGLSLKGEQDRALERLLLEGHGDGPQGYRHYLSLLRGQRPSADTALEDPRWTAWARDVLLAFDQFQLLCAVRKGPWGVEGLNQRITAALFKARLIESDQQWYEGRPVLMTRNDYGLGLMNGDIGIALKLPEHEGTQDGRLVLRVAFPRNDGQGGVRFVLPSRLNDVETVYAMTVHKSQGSEFAHTALILPEALNPVLTKELIYTGITRAKDWFSLIEPRAGVFEEAVRRKVKRLSGLMLDLG, encoded by the coding sequence GTGATCGAGGACCTGCTGACGCCGCTGCAACCCCAGCCCCAGCCCGACCTGGCGCCCCTGGTACGGGCTGTCGATCTGCTGCTGTTGCTCGACCGTTGGGTCGAGCGCGGCTGGCTGCGTGCCCTGGACAAGGCCTTCGTAGGCTTCCTGCATGAACTGGAGCCGCAAGGCGATCCACTGGTGCTGATGGCCGCGGCCTTGACCAGCCATCAGCTGGGCCACGGTCATGTCTGCCTGGATCTGTTCGAAACCCTCAAGGAACCGGACTTCGCCCTGTCCCTGCCGCCGGAAGGCGATCTGCAAAGCACCGCGGCGGTACTGCCGTCGCAGGTACTGGCGACGCTGGACGGGGCGCACTGGTGCAAGGCCCTGGCAGCCAGTCGCCTGGTGGCGCTGGCGGCCGACCAGAGCGAGCAGGCCCGCCAGCGGCCTTTGGTGTTATCGGGCAAACGCCTGTACCTGCGCCGCTACTGGGCCTATGAGCGGCGCATCGACAATGCCTTGCGCCAGCGCCTGGCGGTGCAGGAGGAAACCCCCGCGGACCTGGCCGAGCGCCTCGGCGGCTTGTTCGGCGCGGCCAAGGCGACAGGGCCGGTCGACTGGCAGAAGCTCGCCTGTGCTCTGGCTACCCGTGGCGCATTCAGCATCATTACCGGTGGGCCCGGTACCGGTAAAACCACCACTGTGGTGCGCCTGCTGGCCTTGCTTCAGGCGCCGGCTGTCGAAGCCGGCAAGCCTTTGCGTATCCGCCTCGCGGCGCCCACCGGCAAGGCGGCGGCGCGCCTGACCGAATCCATCAGCCTGCAGGTGCGTTCGCTGTCGGTCGCTGACAGCGTGCGCGAGAAGATCCCCAGCGAGGTGACCACGGTGCACCGGCTGTTGGGCAATCGCCCGGGTACCCGGCACTTCCGCCACCATGCCGGCAACCGCTTGCCGCTGGATGTGCTGGTGGTGGACGAAGCCTCGATGATCGACCTGGAGATGATGGCCAACCTGCTCGATGCCCTGCCGGTGCATGCACGCTTGGTGTTGCTGGGGGACAAGGACCAACTGGCTTCGGTGGAGGCCGGCGCGGTGCTCGGCGATCTGTGTCGCGATGCCGAAGCCGGCTGGTACAGCCCGCAGACGCGCCGCTGGCTGGAGTCAGTCAGCGGCGAACACCTGGCCGACAGCGGCTTGCAGGAAGACAGCGCGGGCACCCACCCGCTGGCCCAACAGGTGGTGATGCTGCGTCACTCCCGGCGTTTCGGCGAAGGCAGCGGTATCGGCCAACTGGCGCGCTGGGTCAACCAGCAGCAGGCCGAGGAAGCGCGCCGCCTGCTGGCCGCCCGCAGCCATGCCGACCTGTACGGCTTGAGCCTCAAAGGCGAGCAGGATCGTGCCCTGGAGCGCTTGCTGCTCGAAGGCCACGGCGACGGGCCGCAGGGTTATCGGCATTACCTGAGCCTGCTGCGTGGCCAGCGCCCGTCCGCCGATACTGCGCTGGAGGATCCGCGCTGGACCGCCTGGGCCCGCGATGTGTTGCTGGCTTTCGACCAGTTCCAGTTGCTCTGCGCGGTGCGCAAGGGGCCTTGGGGGGTCGAGGGGTTGAACCAGCGGATCACCGCCGCCCTGTTCAAGGCGCGGCTGATTGAAAGCGATCAGCAGTGGTACGAAGGTCGTCCGGTGCTGATGACCCGCAACGATTATGGCCTGGGCTTGATGAACGGCGATATCGGCATTGCCCTGAAACTGCCTGAGCACGAAGGCACGCAGGACGGGCGCCTGGTGCTGCGGGTGGCCTTCCCGCGCAACGACGGCCAGGGTGGCGTGCGTTTCGTGCTGCCGAGCCGGCTCAACGATGTGGAAACCGTGTATGCCATGACCGTGCACAAATCCCAGGGCTCGGAATTCGCCCACACCGCGCTGATTCTGCCCGAGGCGCTGAACCCGGTGCTGACCAAGGAACTGATCTACACCGGCATCACCCGGGCCAAGGACTGGTTCAGCCTGATCGAGCCGCGGGCCGGGGTATTCGAAGAGGCGGTGCGGCGCAAGGTCAAGCGTTTGAGCGGGTTGATGCTCGACCTGGGTTGA
- a CDS encoding YfiR family protein produces MNVAVSATERFSGWRQVLLSALVCLLSTFAVAQPEPAAVSLADQRAKAVTQVVLGILSYARWPVEPAELRLCVVGPTEYTDDLVKGTTQATGRPVLVRRLLADNPTIVSECDAVYIGKLTDDQRARLFTSLVGHPVLSISEGGDQCTVGSLFCLRVSDNQVSFEVNLDSVARSGVRIHPSVLQLSRRRPAAP; encoded by the coding sequence ATGAACGTGGCTGTCTCGGCGACAGAGCGCTTTTCGGGCTGGAGGCAGGTACTGCTGTCCGCCCTGGTCTGTCTGCTGAGCACTTTTGCCGTCGCGCAACCCGAGCCTGCCGCTGTCAGCCTGGCGGACCAGCGCGCCAAGGCAGTGACTCAAGTGGTGCTGGGCATCCTCAGTTATGCACGCTGGCCGGTGGAGCCGGCAGAGCTGCGTCTGTGCGTGGTGGGGCCGACCGAATACACCGACGATCTGGTCAAGGGCACGACCCAGGCCACTGGCCGCCCGGTCTTGGTGCGGCGCTTGCTGGCCGACAACCCGACCATCGTCAGCGAGTGCGATGCGGTGTACATCGGCAAGCTGACCGACGACCAGCGCGCCCGCCTGTTCACTTCCCTGGTCGGTCATCCGGTGTTGAGCATCAGCGAGGGCGGTGACCAGTGCACGGTCGGCAGCCTATTCTGCCTGCGCGTCAGTGACAATCAGGTGTCATTCGAGGTCAACCTGGATTCGGTGGCCCGCAGTGGCGTACGGATTCATCCAAGCGTGCTGCAACTTTCCCGTCGTCGACCGGCGGCACCATGA
- a CDS encoding diguanylate cyclase domain-containing protein: MSFFKSPARPTLRSVIGRGHLIVALLAISMASLSLTLLGVLALRVYADHNLHLIARSINYTVEAAVVFNDSAAATEALALIASTEEVAEAQVLDARGRVLAHWERPETGLLTDLEMQIARAFLEKPITVPIMHQGQEIGSIALTGHGGSLLRFLLSGLVGIVLCIAVSAWVALYLARRQLRGITGPLRSLADVAHAARRERAFDVRVPPAEIAELDNLGNDFNALLDELEAWQTHLQSENETLAHQASHDSLTGLPNRAFFEGRLIRALRSASKLNERVAVLFLDSDRFKGINDSFGHAAGDAVLMAVASRVRAQLREEDLVARLGGDEFAILLTPLHRIEDAERIAEKIIASMELPIALPGSTSVLTSLSIGIAVYPDHGTTPGALLNAADAAMYQAKRVSRGGQHTAGSEPPVVHVQSRS; this comes from the coding sequence ATGAGCTTCTTCAAGTCGCCTGCTCGCCCTACATTGCGTTCGGTCATTGGCCGCGGGCATCTGATTGTCGCCCTGCTGGCCATTTCCATGGCCAGCCTGTCCCTGACATTGCTCGGGGTGCTGGCGTTGCGGGTGTATGCCGATCACAACCTGCACCTGATCGCGCGTTCGATCAATTACACGGTCGAAGCGGCGGTAGTGTTCAACGACAGCGCCGCGGCGACCGAAGCCCTGGCCCTGATTGCCTCCACCGAAGAGGTGGCCGAGGCCCAGGTGCTCGACGCCCGGGGCCGCGTGCTGGCTCACTGGGAGCGGCCGGAAACCGGTTTGCTGACCGATCTGGAAATGCAGATCGCCCGGGCCTTTCTCGAGAAGCCCATCACAGTGCCGATCATGCATCAGGGCCAGGAAATCGGCAGCATCGCCTTGACCGGGCACGGCGGCAGCCTGCTGCGCTTCCTGCTCAGTGGGCTGGTGGGGATTGTCCTGTGTATCGCGGTGAGCGCCTGGGTGGCGCTGTACCTGGCGCGCCGTCAGTTGCGCGGCATTACCGGGCCGCTGCGCAGCCTGGCCGATGTGGCCCATGCCGCGCGTCGCGAGCGGGCATTCGACGTACGGGTGCCGCCGGCGGAAATTGCCGAGCTGGACAACCTGGGCAACGACTTCAATGCCCTGCTCGATGAGCTGGAAGCCTGGCAAACCCATTTGCAGAGTGAAAACGAAACCCTGGCCCACCAGGCCAGCCACGACAGCCTGACCGGATTGCCGAACCGGGCGTTTTTCGAGGGCCGGCTGATCCGCGCATTGCGCAGCGCCAGCAAGCTCAACGAACGGGTGGCGGTACTGTTTCTCGACAGCGACCGCTTCAAGGGCATCAACGACAGCTTCGGTCACGCCGCCGGCGATGCGGTGCTGATGGCGGTGGCATCGCGGGTGCGGGCGCAGTTGCGCGAGGAAGACCTGGTGGCGCGCCTGGGGGGCGACGAGTTCGCCATTTTGCTGACCCCGCTGCACCGCATCGAGGACGCCGAGCGTATCGCCGAAAAAATCATCGCCAGCATGGAGCTGCCGATTGCCTTGCCAGGCAGTACTTCGGTACTGACTTCGCTCAGTATCGGTATTGCCGTCTACCCTGATCATGGGACCACCCCGGGTGCCCTGCTCAACGCCGCCGATGCGGCGATGTATCAGGCCAAGCGTGTCTCTCGAGGCGGGCAACACACCGCGGGGTCGGAGCCCCCCGTCGTTCACGTTCAATCCAGGAGCTAA